TGAGCCAGTCCTCGAAGAGCTCCTGGCTCTCGTCCCTCGTCGCCCCGTCGAACTCTATTCTGAATTTTGTTCCCGGCACCCTGAAGATAAGGACAGGGGAATTCTCGGGATACTCGATTATTACGCCGAGTCCCCTTAGATTGACCCTCGCGAACACCGCCGAATCGGGTGTGTAATCCGGGAAAAAACCCTCAAGCGATTTATTGTCGAAGAAATCGACTATCTTGAATATCTTGTTGGTCCCCTGGAAAACGCTGTCGTCCTCGACCTCTATATCGGCTATGAAAAGGTCCCTTGCACCCGCCGGGAGGGCATAAAACCCGTAAAGCGCGAGCAGGAGCCATAGAAAGGCGGCGGTTCTCGTGTGCATAAGTCCATCCTCCGGAAGCCGGGCGAGAACGCCGGAGCCGTTACATAATTACACAGCAAATCGAGCCCGACTTCAAGATGTGAAAACAGCATGGGAAAAGATGGAACGATCGGGACGGGATTTTACCGGCGTATTCTAATGAAAGCGCCGCCGACAAAGAATAAAGGGGCCCGGACCGGGATGTCCGGGCCCGGGATTATATCTACCTTTCGCTTCGCCTTACGCTCGCGAACTGCCTTGCGGCTTCGGGAAGAACCTTCTCTATGTTCTCGGGCGTGGGCTCGATGTTATTGATCTCGACTATGGCTTTCGCCATGCCCCGTATTATGATCTGCCTGTCGGAGTTCTCGGCGTTAAAGGCCTGCGTCTGCTCGGGGCTGAGCGAGCCTTTCTGAACCAGAAGCCCCTGGCTGCCTTCGGCGACGAGCCCCTGGGACAGCATCTGTTTTATCGTGGCGAGCCTCCGGGAGCGCCTCTTGTAGGCGTCGATCACGTCCGGCATGCTTCTTATCTTCTCGGTTATCTGCTGGGCTATATTACCCTGCGCCCAGGCGTACTCGCCGAAATCGAGCGACACCTCTTTCTTGAGCACTATGACCTTACGCTCGGAGAGGACGGGCTTGTCGGGATACTTACCCCTGCTCTGCGGACCGGGCGTCGGCCTGGCCGCGGGAGGCGGCGTAGGCTGCGCGGACGGCTGCTCGAGGAACTCCTCTTCGAGACTCGAATACGCCTCCCTCACCTCTTCGGCGGGGAAGTAGACGTTTACGGTTATGGTCGCGCACGAGGCGGCGTAAAAGGAGGCCGCCAGCAGAAGGAATCTAAGGTGTGAAAGCCTGAGTATTTGCATTATTTCGTCTCCTCGCTCAGTTGGTTTCGATCATCGGGCCGCCCGATTGCGACCTCCGGGCTATTTCCCTTATGACCGATACGAGATGTGATATCGATATCGAGTTCTTTATCGGGTCGGCCTGTATGGACAGGTTTTTAAAGCCCAGAATGGAATTCGATATCTCGAACTTCTTGAACGTTATTACGCCGTCATTAATATAACCTGAAATCTCCCCCGTATCATAGCTCCTGTTCGAGCCGAGTATGAGCCTTTCCTTCGCCCCTAACTGATCGAGGAGGGCCTTGCCTATCGTTCTCTGCTCTTTCGGCGAGCTCACGGCCCAGAACTCGAAGGGCCCGTTCACGGTTCCGGTGTCGCCGCCCTTGCCGGCCAGCCAGATGAGTCCGTTCACGCGGCCCGTGATGTATTCCTGGGTCGGTGAGAGCCGTGCCGAAATGCCTTCGAGGCTTACGTCGTTAAAGAGGAACGAGAAGTTGTACGCGCTCTCGCCGCCGCCGTAATCGAAGAGCCCCGTCCCGTAGAGCTTTCCGCCGAAGAAGTCAGATACGAGCCTGGCGATGGTGAGCTTGTCGTTGTCGGCTTCGAGCTCGCACTGGATATTCTGGAATTTAAGAATCCCGTACTCTATCTCGCCTATCCTGAGATGGTCGAGCGTGTCTCCCGCCGGAGTATCACGGAGGGATTTGTGATATTTCTTGTAGACGTCCCTGTCGAGCTCGAGCCCCGCGTCGAGAAATGCCGCAAGGGGATTTTCGGCCGTTCCGCTTTCCTTGATGGTGAGCGCCCCGTTAATATTCCTGACGCTGAGAAGGGCGCCGCCCATGTATCCGGAATACGAGGCGTTTTTGAATGTGATATCGCCCCTCCACGACATTTCGGGGCTGAAGAGGTTCACGAATTCCGCGCTCATCGCCGCGCTCCCGTCGAGCCTCGCCTCGCCGACGGACTGAGGCATAAAGGGGGCGAGAAGCCCGGAAAGGCTCTTAAGGGATACATCCTGCATAAGGAGCTCGGTCTTTACGGGGCCTGAAAGTATATTTTCCATCTCTCCCTCGACTCTCACGCTCGTCCCCTCACTGTCCCTTATAAACCCTTCCCTGACCGATAAGGTTTCACCGGACGTGGCGGCGTCGACCCCGGCCTGAAGCAGCACCCTGCCCCCCGCGCCGTCCTGAATGGCGAGGCCTGAAACGTCGATCTTGCCCGAGCCTTCGGGAAGAGAGCCTGGCGTCAGGAACCCCGAGTAATTTATACGCGCCCACCGCATTGCGATTTCGCGGGTGGCTGTCTTTATCAGGGAGTTGTTGAGAGCGACGTTGACGGAGAGCCTCGTCCTCTCGCCGGAGGTGAGTATATCTACCTTGCCTCCGAGGTCGCCGCCGCGGAGCCTGCCCGAGATGCCGCTTACGGAAACGCCCTCGGGCAGCGGCGCTATGTTCATGGCAAGGTTTTCGATAGTTTCGGACGTGACGGTCGTCGCGGGTGAGTTTATAACGCCCTCCCACCCCCTTTCGTTCTTCGACGAATCGAGTATGGTGAACCGGCCCGTCATCCCTTCGGACCTTATCCTGTCATTAAAAACGGAGAGCACGCCCCCCGAGAAGGTTATCTCGTACGGATAGCCGCCTTTGTCCTTTCCGAAAACGACCCCGGCCTTTTCTGCATCGAACACGCCTATGTCTTCGATTTGGGCCCTGACGGCGCGTATGTCTATGGAATCGCTGTCGTACTCGTATTCGGCGGAGACGGACGGGAGCCCGATGCTGTTAAATACCCCGCCGCTTCCCTCTATGTTGCCCGAGAAGCCTTCCCGCCCGCTCCTGTCGATGACGAGGCGCTCCCTGAATTTGCCGAGCGCGACGTCCATGCCGAGCACACGAAAGCCCGAGCCGCGCGATGCCACCCGGAGCGCCCAGTCCCCGCCGAGGTCCATCGAGAAGCCGAGGTCCTCCACCTGGCCGCGCTCTATGAAGAAATCGGAGAAGGAAAGCTTTTCGTAGCCGAGCTCTTTATCCTTGATAGAGATCCTTCCGTAGGGCTCCCCGGCGCCGTCTTTCGCCTCCGTAAGGCCGGTTGCGTATTCCACCCTCACGGGTGCGGCGGTCGAGGCGCGGGACAGTTTGAAATCCCTCCCCTCGCCGAGATTTATTTCGAGGTCATTTACGGCGAAAGATACGTCCGCCGCATATCCGCCGCCCTCGCCTTTGAAGTCGGCGCTGACGGATTCCGCCCGGCCCGCTATGTCGAACGGTATCAGGCCTTCGGGGATTCGAGAGACGTCGAGATCGCGTCCCTCGATTTTGCCAGAGAGCGCGCTCTTTGCGCCCTTGACGCCGAGCCCGGCGGCGCCCGATACGCCGCCCCCGAGGTACTTCGCGCTCAGGTCCGCGAGCTTAACTTCAGCGATGCCGAACGATTCGCGAGCCGCCGTGCTGACCGACGTCGATACATCTTTCACTTCGCCCACGGCATTCGAGGCTACGGTCCCGGCGGTGCATTTGCCGGTAGAGTCCTGCGCAAAGGGGGGCTGGAGACGCTGCGATGTATCGAGCGTACAGTCGAGCCCCCGAATGTCGAGCGCGCCGTCACCGTATTCGAAACCGGCATTATCGACGAGGAGCTTCCCGGTAAGTCCGAGGTCGCCCTTTTTGAGCGAGCCCGTGATCTTTAAATCCTCGGCCTTCGCCGTGCCCGATATCTTCCCGGCGTCGAGCCACGGGAGGCGATTTACGATGTTGGAGATATCGCCCTCGCCCGAGGAGCCCGAGAGGTCGAAAACGGCGTCGCCCGTCGCGTCTTTTATTTCACCGGTAAAATTTCCCGTGAGGACTCCGAGAACGTCGAAACCGAGCTTCCCGAAGGATACGGTGTCGGCGGCGCGGTCGAAATCGAGGGCGTAGCCGAG
This is a stretch of genomic DNA from Thermodesulfobacteriota bacterium. It encodes these proteins:
- a CDS encoding AsmA-like C-terminal region-containing protein, coding for MAVLKKGYVKLLFLFFVLLLAALVFLNVFLNHKLGAEGPAYVDEFARELGYDLRYDDASFDPLFRLGVRGAVMSSPDGGKPYVEIGRVVINPSIISSILGRKVRIGDVYVERPVVRYDAKAADRLIDIFRSGGGEGRGGGVSVEVERVRIRDAAFEISPDFTLTSESMNVLIIKRGGDGGYDEISAAGDVNVNGVDTEIAGSINLREGAVDGKLVLTADGLSGIPLTAEDGAGPADVSAGAEIEFRAAETVKSSGTVTLTGEGDGSAPRLAELGYALDFDRAADTVSFGKLGFDVLGVLTGNFTGEIKDATGDAVFDLSGSSGEGDISNIVNRLPWLDAGKISGTAKAEDLKITGSLKKGDLGLTGKLLVDNAGFEYGDGALDIRGLDCTLDTSQRLQPPFAQDSTGKCTAGTVASNAVGEVKDVSTSVSTAARESFGIAEVKLADLSAKYLGGGVSGAAGLGVKGAKSALSGKIEGRDLDVSRIPEGLIPFDIAGRAESVSADFKGEGGGYAADVSFAVNDLEINLGEGRDFKLSRASTAAPVRVEYATGLTEAKDGAGEPYGRISIKDKELGYEKLSFSDFFIERGQVEDLGFSMDLGGDWALRVASRGSGFRVLGMDVALGKFRERLVIDRSGREGFSGNIEGSGGVFNSIGLPSVSAEYEYDSDSIDIRAVRAQIEDIGVFDAEKAGVVFGKDKGGYPYEITFSGGVLSVFNDRIRSEGMTGRFTILDSSKNERGWEGVINSPATTVTSETIENLAMNIAPLPEGVSVSGISGRLRGGDLGGKVDILTSGERTRLSVNVALNNSLIKTATREIAMRWARINYSGFLTPGSLPEGSGKIDVSGLAIQDGAGGRVLLQAGVDAATSGETLSVREGFIRDSEGTSVRVEGEMENILSGPVKTELLMQDVSLKSLSGLLAPFMPQSVGEARLDGSAAMSAEFVNLFSPEMSWRGDITFKNASYSGYMGGALLSVRNINGALTIKESGTAENPLAAFLDAGLELDRDVYKKYHKSLRDTPAGDTLDHLRIGEIEYGILKFQNIQCELEADNDKLTIARLVSDFFGGKLYGTGLFDYGGGESAYNFSFLFNDVSLEGISARLSPTQEYITGRVNGLIWLAGKGGDTGTVNGPFEFWAVSSPKEQRTIGKALLDQLGAKERLILGSNRSYDTGEISGYINDGVITFKKFEISNSILGFKNLSIQADPIKNSISISHLVSVIREIARRSQSGGPMIETN
- a CDS encoding DUF1318 domain-containing protein; amino-acid sequence: MQILRLSHLRFLLLAASFYAASCATITVNVYFPAEEVREAYSSLEEEFLEQPSAQPTPPPAARPTPGPQSRGKYPDKPVLSERKVIVLKKEVSLDFGEYAWAQGNIAQQITEKIRSMPDVIDAYKRRSRRLATIKQMLSQGLVAEGSQGLLVQKGSLSPEQTQAFNAENSDRQIIIRGMAKAIVEINNIEPTPENIEKVLPEAARQFASVRRSER